From bacterium, a single genomic window includes:
- a CDS encoding head GIN domain-containing protein encodes MNFSSLKTRIGQMPYMVTILVFLWTALARAAGPEVQIRNTGDFSKLHFDGAYTVFVEQGQTCSVKIEAEPKLLAKVTTEVKNGALKVDTKGHGWFGSCHNDREDVKVYITVKDLKAINIDGSADITGKGKFVSDTMELSISGSGDIILELETKVLETAISGAGDIKLTGMAKTFSAAIAGAGDIKALDLISEKCHVSIAGSGDCQVNASQELEISIAGSGDVSYKGNPAKISNSVSGSGEVRKLE; translated from the coding sequence ATGAATTTTTCATCGTTAAAAACCAGGATCGGCCAAATGCCGTATATGGTAACCATCCTGGTATTTTTATGGACCGCCTTGGCCCGTGCGGCCGGACCGGAGGTCCAGATCAGGAACACCGGGGATTTCAGCAAACTGCATTTCGATGGGGCCTATACCGTCTTCGTTGAACAGGGTCAAACCTGCTCGGTCAAGATAGAGGCCGAGCCCAAACTGCTGGCCAAGGTTACCACCGAGGTCAAGAACGGCGCTCTTAAAGTGGACACCAAAGGCCACGGATGGTTCGGTTCCTGTCATAACGACCGGGAAGACGTCAAGGTCTATATCACGGTCAAGGACTTGAAAGCCATTAACATAGACGGGTCGGCCGACATCACCGGCAAGGGAAAGTTCGTCAGCGATACCATGGAACTTTCGATCTCCGGATCCGGGGACATCATCCTGGAGCTGGAAACCAAAGTGCTGGAAACCGCCATCTCCGGCGCGGGAGATATCAAGCTTACCGGCATGGCCAAAACCTTCAGCGCCGCCATCGCCGGAGCGGGAGATATCAAGGCCTTGGACCTGATCTCGGAAAAGTGCCATGTCTCCATCGCCGGCTCGGGTGACTGCCAGGTGAACGCGTCACAGGAATTGGAGATCAGCATCGCCGGCAGCGGGGACGTCAGCTACAAGGGCAACCCGGCCAAGATCAGCAACAGCGTCAGCGGGTCGGGGGAAGTGAGGAAACTGGAATAA
- a CDS encoding GIY-YIG nuclease family protein has product MPYMYILECADGSYYTGSTVSLEKRLKEHQNGLGANHTKTRLPVTLIYYEEYHWVATAFYREKQIQGWTRAKKSALIKGTIEDLPKLAKKIFRKKF; this is encoded by the coding sequence ATGCCTTACATGTATATTTTAGAATGCGCCGATGGCAGCTATTATACGGGCAGTACAGTCTCTTTGGAAAAGCGCCTAAAGGAACACCAGAACGGCCTGGGCGCGAACCATACTAAGACACGTTTGCCCGTCACATTAATATACTACGAGGAATACCATTGGGTAGCTACCGCCTTTTATCGGGAGAAACAAATTCAGGGATGGACCAGGGCAAAGAAAAGTGCGTTGATAAAAGGAACTATTGAAGATTTGCCCAAATTAGCAAAAAAGATATTCAGAAAGAAGTTTTAA
- a CDS encoding secondary thiamine-phosphate synthase enzyme YjbQ, with product MKSYRQELWFNLPDRRGFINITPQVEKCLKDSGIGEGLCLVNAMHITASVFINDDEGGLHQDYEKWLEKLAPHEPVSQYLHNRTGEDNGDAHLKRQVMGREIVAAVTKGRLDFGPWEQIFYGEFDGRRKKRVLVKIIGE from the coding sequence ATGAAATCCTACCGCCAGGAACTTTGGTTCAACCTGCCAGACCGCCGGGGATTCATCAATATCACGCCCCAGGTGGAGAAATGCTTAAAAGACAGCGGCATTGGCGAGGGTCTGTGCCTGGTCAACGCCATGCACATCACTGCCAGCGTGTTCATCAACGACGACGAGGGCGGCCTGCACCAGGACTACGAGAAATGGCTGGAGAAACTGGCTCCGCACGAGCCGGTCTCCCAGTACCTGCATAACCGGACCGGCGAGGACAACGGCGACGCCCACCTTAAGCGGCAGGTGATGGGCCGGGAGATAGTGGCGGCCGTGACCAAGGGTAGGCTGGACTTCGGGCCGTGGGAGCAGATCTTCTACGGCGAGTTCGACGGAAGGAGGAAGAAGAGGGTGCTAGTGAAGATAATCGGGGAGTGA